In Gimesia panareensis, the genomic window ACCGTGGAGTGTGGCCAGTGTCATACCCATAAGTATGATCCCCTCACACAGCGGGAATACTACCGCCTGTATGCCTTTTTCAATTCCCTGACCGAACCGGATATTGGTGCCCCCCTGCCGGAAGAACGGGCCGCATTTGAAAAAGCCAATCAGGTTTACCAGAAAGCACACGCCCCGCTGGTCAAAGCGGTCCAGGATTACGAACAGCACCAGCTGGCCGGCGCGCTGGCGAAATGGGAGCAGCAGAAACCGGAACAGAAACCGGTCTGGACGATCCTGCAGCCAGAAACGGTGCAGGCCAAACAGAACACCACACTGAGCATTCAGCCGGACCGTTCTATTCTGGCTTCCGGCGAGAACCCGGGGCGGGCGGAAATCTATACGATCACCTTTAAAACCGATCTGCAAAATATCAACGGAATCCGTCTGGAAGCCCTGACGGACCCCAGCCTGCCCCACCAGGGCCCGGGACGCAGCCCGACGGGTGATTTCGAACTGACCATGCTGACGCTCAAAGCAGCGCCGCTGGATGCCCCGGAAAAAACAACCGAGGTCAAACTGGAAAAAGCCCAGGCCAGCTATGAAATGGCAGGCTACAAAGTCGATCGAGTGATCAACAACAGCCCGCACACAGGCTGGTCGATCAGTCCCCAGGAGGGAAAAAAACAGATCGCCACTTTTGAGACCAAAGAACCGTTCGGCGGTGAAAAAGGGACTTTCATTACCGTCTCTCTACAGCAGTCGACCACACGCAAGGTCTATCACAACCTGGGAAGGTTCCGTCTGTCTCTGACAACCGGCAAGAAACCACTGCCTCTGACAGAGATGACGGATCTGATTGTCGAAACACTCAATACCCCTGTTGGCGAGCGAACCCCAATCCAGAAAGCGGAGTTACTCGAGTATTATCGCACAATTGACCCTCAACTGAAAAAACTGAAAGCGCAGGAACTGGCCCATCGTAAACAGGCCCCCCAAAACCCCGCTGAGACAACCAAGGCCCAGGTCGTCGATCATCTGAAAACGCCACGCAAAACACATCTGCTGGTCCGCGGAGACTTCCTGAATCCCGCAGATGAAGTGAAAGCGAATACCCCCGCTGTGCTGCCTCCCCTGCAGACAGATAACCCGACGCGTCTCGATCTGGCACGCTGGCTGTTTGATCCGCGGCATCCCCTGACGGCACGTGTGACCGTCAACCGGATCTGGAGCCGCTATTTCGGACGGGGACTGGTTCCCACCATCAACGACTTTGGTACGCAGGGCGAACCTCCCTCCCATCCTGAACTGCTGGACTGGCTGGCAACACAATTCCGCGACCAGGACTGGAGTCTCAAGCAGCTTCACCGACTGATCGTGACTTCCGCCACCTATCGTCAGTCATCCGAAAAACGCCCCGAACTGGCAGAGCGTGATCCGTACAATACCTGGCTCTCGCATCAGAATCGCCTGCGGATCGAAGGGGAAATCATCCGCGACGAGGCGCTCTCCGTCAGTGGACTGATCAAGCATAAAATCGGTGGTCGGAGTGTGAACCCACCCCAGCCGGAGGGAATCGCCAGCCTGGGATATGCAAACTCAGTGAAGTGGCCCACCAGTAAAGGCGACGATCGTTATCGACGCGGGCTCTACACGTTCTTTCAACGGACCGTTCCCTACCCGATGCTGATGACCTTCGATTCCCCGGATTCCAATCTGAGCTGCACCCGTCGCGAGCGATCTAACACACCGCTCCAGGCATTAACGATCTGGAACGACCCGGTGTTCTTCGAATGCTCACAGTCCCTGGGTTCCCGGATTGTCAGTGAGACTCAAACCAAAAATGCCAGCCTGGATCAGCGCATTCAGCATGCGTTTGAACTCTGTCTGACACGGGAACCGACCGCATCCGAAATGAAAATCATCAAACAGCTCTACCAGGAACAGACTCGGCTGCTCAAGTCGGATCCGAAACTGGTGAGTGAATTAACGAATACACAGAAGATACCCGCCGGCAGTAATCCTCAGGAAATCGCTGCCTGGATCATTATCGGACGGGTCCTGCTGAACCTGGATGAGTTTGTCACCCGGGGATAACCGTTCAATACGAATCAGAGTCATTCAAAAATCATTTTGCAGTCTGGATCTTTACCATGATAAATCCTCAATCTGAATCGTTGAATCTGGCCCGACGTCGGTTTCTGATGAATTCATCCTGCAGTGTTGCCGGATACGCGCTGGCTGCGATGATGCAGCAAGAGGGGCTGCTGGCAGGAGAAGAGGCAGCCAGTCTGGCCAATCCGCTGGCGCCAAAAGATTCCCATTTCCCCGGCACAGCCAAGAACTGTATCTTTATTTTTCTCGCCGGTGGTCCCAGTCAGCTTGACCTGTATGACCCCAAACCGAAACTGCAGGAATTAAACGGACAGCCACTCCCCAAAGAGCTGACCGAAAAAGTTCGGTTTGCATTTATCAATAAAGAGTCTGCCACCCTGAGCGGCAGCTCGCGCAAGTTCAAAAAATACGGAGAATGCGGAACTGAATTCTCCGACGTACTGCCCCACATTGCTTCCTGCGCAGACGATATTGCACTGATCCGTTCGATGTATACAGAACAGTTCAATCATCATCCGGCTCAGCTGATGATGAACACCGGCGTGGGCCGGTTCGGCAGACCGAGTGTCGGCTCCTGGCTGACTTATGGTCTGGGCAGCCAGTCGAATAACCTGCCCGGTTACGTCGTCTTGACTGCCGGTCGTGGTGCCAGCGGCGGTGCTTCGCTCTGGTCGAGCGGTTCCCTGCCTTCGACTTATGCAGGTGTGCTGTTCCGCAATCAGGGGGAGCCGGTCCTGAACCTGAATAATCCCCCCGGGATTAACTCAGCCATCCAGAAATCAGGACTGGAAGCGATTAAACAACTCAACCAGGAACAGCTGCAGCGAACCGGCGACGATGAGATTGCCAGCCGGATTGCCAGCTATGAACTGGCTTTTCAGATGCAGTCCTCTGCACCGGAACTGATCGACCTCTCCAGTGAAACGAAAGAGACCCAGGAAGCGTATGGCGTCCATCGCAAAGGGAATACCAAGGAAGGCAAACGGGGAGGTGGTTCGGATACCGAAGCTGCCTTCGCCCGCAATTGCCTGCTGGCACGCAGACTGGTCGAGCGCGGTGTTCGCTTCGTGAACCTCTATCATGCGTCCTGGGATCACCATAGCGGACTGGATGCCGGGATCCAGCGGAACGCCGGGATTGTCGACCAACCAGTGGCAGCTCTGCTGAAAGACCTCAAACAGCGCGGGCTGCTGGATTCCACCCTGGTCGTGATGGCGGGTGAATTCGGCCGCACCCCCCTGGGAGAAAACCGGACCGGATCGAAGGCGGTTACCGGCCGAGATCACCACCCGAATGCGTTCAGTCTCTGGATGGCAGGCGGCGGCGTCAAAGGGGGACAGGTGCTCGGCAAAACGACCGAACTGGGCTGGTCTGTCGAAGAAGACCCCGTGCACATCAACGATTTCCATGCGACGTTACTGCACCTGTTCGGTTTAAATCACCTTAAACTGGCACAGAAATTTGGCGGTCTGGATATCCGACTGACCAATGTCGGCGGCAAGATCGTAGATAAACTGATCGCGTAGCCTGAGAACTGCCTGCGATCCTGCTGGCTCAGGGCCAGCGGATTTCCCCGCCCAGGACCAGACCGTGGAGTTTATAGCTGTCCAGGCTGTTCTGTGCCTGCAGTGAGACACCATTGGTCGTGGTCGAACTGGAGTTGTAATAGACAATTGTGCCGGGGCGGGCAATCTGATTCGCCCACAGGAAATTATACCCGACATTGAAAGTGAACCACTCATTCAGATGGAAGCGGGCATTCACACCAAATTCAAAGGTGGGTGAGAAGCTGGTCTTAGAGATGGCAGTATAGTGCGTGGGATCGGTGGAATCCAGAAACTGATCTGTCATCACACTTCCCTTGTAATGATTCACACCAAAACCAACTTTGGGTTCTGCCGAGATCGTAAACCAGGGATGCACAAACTCCATCCGGATCCCTGCCTGAGGAACATACAGTTTGTTGTTCGTGGCCGACTGAATAGTACTTTCAAATAACGGAACGGTCGGCGTCGTGGTGAGCTCTTCAAAGGAACCTCTGACATCCATATCTTCGGCGATCTTCAGATAGCGGAAACCAAACAGAGGTCGCATCTGAAATCCGCCGGCACCGTAAATGGTCTTAAAGAACAGCTGGTCTGTATTGAGGACATAGTTACTTTCCGCTCCCCATGCCTGAGACCGGTAGAGCACTGAAAATTTTTCGTTGAAATTGCGACCTGCGATCGCTGTCTGACCATCCAGACTGGTAATGATCGAGATCATATCGGTCTGACCGAAGGTGGGCCCCATCAGTTCTGCCTGACCATAGGAAACAGAGCTCACATCAGATTGAGTACCGAAGAAAATGGCTTCCAGGGTACCTCTCTCAAAATCGATACCAAAGGTACCTCGAATTCCATTCGTTCCCTTCTTGCCGATCGAACTCAAATCTGCTTCTTTGGAAGACAGAGTCAACAATCCATTTGCATCCGCTGCTGGAAATGGCAGGCGGGGATCGTTGCCCGAAGGTAATTGCCCCCCCACCAGTTGATTTCCGGGAGGCGATTTTACGAGCATGTATTCCACACGCAACCAGCTGTTTTCAGCCAGATTTTTGAAAAATCCATCCCAGGGATGATCGTAACCCCAGCCCCGGTCTTCCGGGAGGACCTGCATGATGCTTCCGGAGTTGGCTGCGCCCCCGTAATAATCGGGGGCATAATACTCAGACGCATATTGATCGGGAGACGCATAATAATCCGGCGCTGGTTCGTAAACCAGATTCCCTTTGTGACCACCGTGGTACGCGGTGGCCTGGTACAGACTCTCCTGTGCGGCGGGCTGTGCCATGGCAGGAGCATACTGAGCCTGCGCAGAACGGACTCCCACTCCCGACAGGAGAACAATCATCCCAATCATCAAACGATAGGCCGGATTTACCATGTTGTACTTCAATCTCATTATAATAGAAGTCGACAAGCCGGATGCTCTACGAAACTGCCTGAAAACACAGGCAAGTCCAGTAAATACCCCCCCTCTCGCGCAGGAATTTCTGCGTGATGGGTATTAGATATATCAAAGGTATCGGTTATGAGGGTTATTCGACTTGTAGGAATCCTGCGTTCTTGGGCAGAAAGTTGGCAAGACAGAACGGAGTTGGCACCAACATAGGAAAGATAGAGAGTTTGCAGGCAGTCCATCACTCTCTTCCACACCTGAATCAGCGAAAGGCCGTCGGATTCAGGCGTTTTTCCAGGCCTGCTTGAGACGCGCTCTGCGACCGGAGCGATACAGGAACAGGAGCGGTACGATTCCTGCCAGGAGCATCAGGGCCCCAAATACGGGACGGGCGACCATCCAGACTGCCGAAATGAGAATCAAGGTCAGGCTCAGAGAACTGAGCAGGGCAAAGATGGTGATACCGCGGCCCACAAAATTGGCGATCAAAGGGATCTTTTCCACCAGTACGACCAGGGGCTTAAAGAGCGTCGCCAGGCCCAGAAACAGAATCACCCAGCCCCCGACACGTAAAGCCCAGCGAAAGGCGGTCGTCGTCTGAGGGGCCTCTTGGGCAGTCTCTTTTTCAGCGTCCTGTTCAGCATTCGGTTTGGTTTCAGAGAGAACTGCCTCAGCCTGGGAGATCGTCTGCTCACGCTCCAGTATCTTCGATTCATTATGCCAGAGCAGAAACAGACCGGCGATCAGAAAAACAGTCCCGACCCCCAGGTTCTTCAACGCCGTTTTAAAGCGTCTGCCAAAGGTATTCTCTGAGGCTTCTTCGTTCTGCTGATTTTCACTCTGCTTATTCATGCTGGATCACTAACTATTGAAAGAGTGAACTTGATTTCTGATTTGATTTCAGTGTGAGGGAGGCTGACTGGACAGGCTTTCCAGTACTTCCTGAGCCCGCACAACCTGTTCGGGGGTGACTGTCAGAAAATAATGTTTCCCTGAGGAATCCTGCTGATGCTCCAACTTGCCTTGCTGATTGATACGCAGCCGCCCCGCAGCGGATTTTCCGAAATACCCGCGTTCCGGCCGCACTGCATATAACACGCTGGTTAAATCATAGGTGGGGCGGTCGTAAGGCATTTTATGCCAGTATTCATACCCCAGTTTCACCGGATGATATTTCACATAGTTGTAGTCATTGAGAATACTGACAGCCCGATTCTGAATGGCTCTGCCAATCTCCCATCCGCTGGCCACGACGGGAACCTTCTCTGGCCACAATTCAAACAGGGTCCGCGCTGCAGGGACATCTTCTCGAACATTGTATTCGTGAAAAGAGGCAGGCTTGCCCGGTTCGAAACGACCGATCATCTGTGAAAGCAGTTTGACTTTCTGGGCGACCAGCTCGGTGCCGGTCAGCGGGCTGATCGCATCCGCGGGAGACTGCAGCAACCTGGCGATGTTGGTAGAGAAACCGACCACCACCAGAACCACCGAATGGTCCGGCTGCGCTGCCAGCGTTTTACGCAGCAGGGAGACAGCTTCAGGGAGTTCGTCTGCAGAAGCATGTTGTCGCGGAAAGACGGGCTGGCCCTCGGGGGCAAATTCGACGACCTTCCGCACGTATGATCCGTCTTGGGGAGTCTTGCCCTGCTGAACCCGTCCCAGTGGAATTTCGGGACGTCCATAGAACGTATTGACCACATCGCAATAGAGTGCAGAATAGGGATTCTCCTTGCTGCTCGTGACTGCCAGCAGTTCGCATTCCCCCCTGCTCTGCAAGGCGTGAATCACCGCCAGGGCCAGGGCATCATCGATATCGTTCCCAATATCGGTATCAAAGATCAGTTTGGCTGGTTCAGCCGCGGTAATGTTCGCTGGCAAGAGAGTAAGACCGGTCATAACTAATAGAAAAATGGAAAACAGTTTCATGGAGTGCTGCCTTGAAGTTGTCTCAAAAGATCAAAGTCTGCTGATTTTATCCCTGTCGGTCCTGTAAAAAAGAATCAGAACGGCGGATGCGTTCATGATCGGGAATTCTTTCGGCAGGGACAACCTGTAGACAATGAAATTCGCGCGAACATTTTGTAATATGCAACTTCGATCTCTTTTTCATTACACCATAGTTTATCAACACAGCTACATAGAATCAAAAGGGCTTTTTCCATGCCATCACAGTGTTATTTGGGAGTGGATCTGGGTGCAGAAAGTGGGCGCGTACTGGCGGGGATCCTGGAGGATCAGAAGATACGCCTCGAGGAAATCTATCGGTTCAGCAATGGCCCGGTTCCCGTCGCTGGCACAAAGCGCTGGAATGTCATCGGACTCTGGTCATCGATCCTGAAAGGGTTGTCCCTGGCTGCTCAGAAATATGGAGACCAGATTATTTCTGTAGGCGTGGATACCTGGGGCGTCGATTATGCACTCCTCTCGAAGAAACAGGAACTGCTGGGGCAACCTTACCATTACCGTGATCCCCGGTCGGAGGGGATGCTGAACCTGGCGATCTCCCGCGTTCCCCAGCAGGAAATCTTCGATGCGACCGGCGTGCAGTTCATGGAAATCAATACGCTCTATCAGCTCCTGTCCATGCAGCAGAGCGATCCGGAGCTGTTAAGCCAGGCCAGCCTGTTTCTGCTCATGCCGGATTTCTTTCACTGGCTGCTGTCGGGAAGCCAGGTGGTGGAATTTACCAATGCGACCACCACACAATGTCTGAACCCGCTGACCGGCGACTGGGCCTACGAACTGTTGAGTCAGTTGGGGATCCCCACCGCGATGCTGCCTAAGCTGGTTCGTCCCGGGACAAAACTGGGGTCCCTGCGAGACGAGGTGATGCAACAGACCGGACTTTCCAAAATCGAAGTCGTGGCACCGGCCACGCATGATACGGCTTCTGCTGTCGCCGCGATTCCAACCGCCAACACCGGAACCCCCAACTGGGCTTATATCAGTTCCGGAACCTGGTCTTTGATGGGCGTCGAAGTCGATTCTGCCGTCCTCGGAAAGCGGGCTTTTGAGCTGAACTTCACCAACGAGGGGGGCATTGATGGAACCTATCGTCTGCTGAAAAACATTATGGGGCTCTGGCTGGTCCAGGAATGCAAGCGGAGTTACGAGCGGGAGGGAACCGAACTCGATTATACGGAACTGACCACCGCTGCGGCAGAAGCGGAGCCATTCCGATCCCTGGTTGATCCGGACGATCCCCGTTTCCTGAGTCCGGTTGATATGCGTG contains:
- a CDS encoding PSD1 and planctomycete cytochrome C domain-containing protein — encoded protein: MKYGLLPLTSCLLILCQSLAQPADLSANEKSSPAAQVDFAKQIRPLFQAKCYSCHGREVQEGGFRLDLKSRALEGGDSGVAIKPGKSHQSELFHRVAGTGDGDKMPPEGEGTPLSKEELALVKTWIEQGATWPEIDGQQKLPGSDHWSFQPIQDVKPPQVQQTDWVKNGIDAFILRKLEKEKVTPSPEADRSTLIRRVYLDLTGLPPSVEEWKRWSSDPSPQWYESMVDHLLDSPHYGERWARHWLDLARYADSDGYEKDSKRPHAWRWRTWVINALNSDMPFDQFSIEQLAGDLLPDPETSQLVATGFHRNTLINREGGTDPEEDRVKRTVDRTNTLGSVWLGMTVECGQCHTHKYDPLTQREYYRLYAFFNSLTEPDIGAPLPEERAAFEKANQVYQKAHAPLVKAVQDYEQHQLAGALAKWEQQKPEQKPVWTILQPETVQAKQNTTLSIQPDRSILASGENPGRAEIYTITFKTDLQNINGIRLEALTDPSLPHQGPGRSPTGDFELTMLTLKAAPLDAPEKTTEVKLEKAQASYEMAGYKVDRVINNSPHTGWSISPQEGKKQIATFETKEPFGGEKGTFITVSLQQSTTRKVYHNLGRFRLSLTTGKKPLPLTEMTDLIVETLNTPVGERTPIQKAELLEYYRTIDPQLKKLKAQELAHRKQAPQNPAETTKAQVVDHLKTPRKTHLLVRGDFLNPADEVKANTPAVLPPLQTDNPTRLDLARWLFDPRHPLTARVTVNRIWSRYFGRGLVPTINDFGTQGEPPSHPELLDWLATQFRDQDWSLKQLHRLIVTSATYRQSSEKRPELAERDPYNTWLSHQNRLRIEGEIIRDEALSVSGLIKHKIGGRSVNPPQPEGIASLGYANSVKWPTSKGDDRYRRGLYTFFQRTVPYPMLMTFDSPDSNLSCTRRERSNTPLQALTIWNDPVFFECSQSLGSRIVSETQTKNASLDQRIQHAFELCLTREPTASEMKIIKQLYQEQTRLLKSDPKLVSELTNTQKIPAGSNPQEIAAWIIIGRVLLNLDEFVTRG
- a CDS encoding DUF1501 domain-containing protein — encoded protein: MINPQSESLNLARRRFLMNSSCSVAGYALAAMMQQEGLLAGEEAASLANPLAPKDSHFPGTAKNCIFIFLAGGPSQLDLYDPKPKLQELNGQPLPKELTEKVRFAFINKESATLSGSSRKFKKYGECGTEFSDVLPHIASCADDIALIRSMYTEQFNHHPAQLMMNTGVGRFGRPSVGSWLTYGLGSQSNNLPGYVVLTAGRGASGGASLWSSGSLPSTYAGVLFRNQGEPVLNLNNPPGINSAIQKSGLEAIKQLNQEQLQRTGDDEIASRIASYELAFQMQSSAPELIDLSSETKETQEAYGVHRKGNTKEGKRGGGSDTEAAFARNCLLARRLVERGVRFVNLYHASWDHHSGLDAGIQRNAGIVDQPVAALLKDLKQRGLLDSTLVVMAGEFGRTPLGENRTGSKAVTGRDHHPNAFSLWMAGGGVKGGQVLGKTTELGWSVEEDPVHINDFHATLLHLFGLNHLKLAQKFGGLDIRLTNVGGKIVDKLIA
- a CDS encoding BBP7 family outer membrane beta-barrel protein; protein product: MVNPAYRLMIGMIVLLSGVGVRSAQAQYAPAMAQPAAQESLYQATAYHGGHKGNLVYEPAPDYYASPDQYASEYYAPDYYGGAANSGSIMQVLPEDRGWGYDHPWDGFFKNLAENSWLRVEYMLVKSPPGNQLVGGQLPSGNDPRLPFPAADANGLLTLSSKEADLSSIGKKGTNGIRGTFGIDFERGTLEAIFFGTQSDVSSVSYGQAELMGPTFGQTDMISIITSLDGQTAIAGRNFNEKFSVLYRSQAWGAESNYVLNTDQLFFKTIYGAGGFQMRPLFGFRYLKIAEDMDVRGSFEELTTTPTVPLFESTIQSATNNKLYVPQAGIRMEFVHPWFTISAEPKVGFGVNHYKGSVMTDQFLDSTDPTHYTAISKTSFSPTFEFGVNARFHLNEWFTFNVGYNFLWANQIARPGTIVYYNSSSTTTNGVSLQAQNSLDSYKLHGLVLGGEIRWP
- a CDS encoding TMEM43 family protein, with product MNKQSENQQNEEASENTFGRRFKTALKNLGVGTVFLIAGLFLLWHNESKILEREQTISQAEAVLSETKPNAEQDAEKETAQEAPQTTTAFRWALRVGGWVILFLGLATLFKPLVVLVEKIPLIANFVGRGITIFALLSSLSLTLILISAVWMVARPVFGALMLLAGIVPLLFLYRSGRRARLKQAWKNA
- a CDS encoding nucleoside hydrolase; translated protein: MKLFSIFLLVMTGLTLLPANITAAEPAKLIFDTDIGNDIDDALALAVIHALQSRGECELLAVTSSKENPYSALYCDVVNTFYGRPEIPLGRVQQGKTPQDGSYVRKVVEFAPEGQPVFPRQHASADELPEAVSLLRKTLAAQPDHSVVLVVVGFSTNIARLLQSPADAISPLTGTELVAQKVKLLSQMIGRFEPGKPASFHEYNVREDVPAARTLFELWPEKVPVVASGWEIGRAIQNRAVSILNDYNYVKYHPVKLGYEYWHKMPYDRPTYDLTSVLYAVRPERGYFGKSAAGRLRINQQGKLEHQQDSSGKHYFLTVTPEQVVRAQEVLESLSSQPPSH
- the rhaB gene encoding rhamnulokinase, producing MPSQCYLGVDLGAESGRVLAGILEDQKIRLEEIYRFSNGPVPVAGTKRWNVIGLWSSILKGLSLAAQKYGDQIISVGVDTWGVDYALLSKKQELLGQPYHYRDPRSEGMLNLAISRVPQQEIFDATGVQFMEINTLYQLLSMQQSDPELLSQASLFLLMPDFFHWLLSGSQVVEFTNATTTQCLNPLTGDWAYELLSQLGIPTAMLPKLVRPGTKLGSLRDEVMQQTGLSKIEVVAPATHDTASAVAAIPTANTGTPNWAYISSGTWSLMGVEVDSAVLGKRAFELNFTNEGGIDGTYRLLKNIMGLWLVQECKRSYEREGTELDYTELTTAAAEAEPFRSLVDPDDPRFLSPVDMREEIKGYCEETSQPVPETPGQFVRCALESLALKYHKVLDWLEELTGTPIEVLHIVGGGTKNELLNQFTANSCQIPVITGPVEATGLGNVLVQARAAGAVSSLAEIREIVRNSTETRTFEPQDQSDWSAAMQRFNQLLDAAT